One segment of Vicugna pacos chromosome 30, VicPac4, whole genome shotgun sequence DNA contains the following:
- the LOC140690466 gene encoding cytoplasmic dynein 1 heavy chain 1-like isoform X2 yields MSEPGGGGGEDGSAGLEVSAVQNVADVSVLQKHLRKLVPLLLEDGGEAPAALEAALEEKSALEQMRKFLSDPQVHTVLVERSTLKARLAPSGSWEIPAVHL; encoded by the exons ATGTCGGAgcccgggggcggcggcggcgaggatGGCTCGGCCGGCCTGGAAGTGTCGGCCGTGCAGAACGTGGCCGACGTGTCGGTGCTGCAGAAGCACCTGCGCAAGCTAGTGCCGCTGCTGCTGGAGGACGGCGGCGAGGCCCCGGCCGCGCTCGAGGCGGCGCtggaggagaagagcgccctggAGCAGATGCGCAAGTTCCTCTCAGACCCGCAGGTCCACACGGTGCTGGTGGAGCGCTCCACGCTCAAAG CCAGGCTGGCCCCCTCCGGTTCCTGGGAGATTCCAGCCGTCCACCTATAG
- the LOC140690466 gene encoding cytoplasmic dynein 1 heavy chain 1-like isoform X1, with product MSEPGGGGGEDGSAGLEVSAVQNVADVSVLQKHLRKLVPLLLEDGGEAPAALEAALEEKSALEQMRKFLSDPQVHTVLVERSTLKEVPSIFKLEERVFEQMAVANSTLQLGSGVQVLVNTTLGIP from the exons ATGTCGGAgcccgggggcggcggcggcgaggatGGCTCGGCCGGCCTGGAAGTGTCGGCCGTGCAGAACGTGGCCGACGTGTCGGTGCTGCAGAAGCACCTGCGCAAGCTAGTGCCGCTGCTGCTGGAGGACGGCGGCGAGGCCCCGGCCGCGCTCGAGGCGGCGCtggaggagaagagcgccctggAGCAGATGCGCAAGTTCCTCTCAGACCCGCAGGTCCACACGGTGCTGGTGGAGCGCTCCACGCTCAAAG AGGTTCCGTCAATATTCAAGTTGGAAGAGAGAGTGTTCGAACAGATGGCCGTGGCAAACAGCACATTGCAATTGGGAAGCGGCGTACAGGTACTAGTGAATACGACACTTGGTATTCCATAA